In a genomic window of Octadecabacter temperatus:
- a CDS encoding FAD-binding oxidoreductase, producing MSIDAAIRALSTVLGDRLSLSKSDLDAHGQSEAHFEPIAPDAVAYPSSTDEVSKIVAICSEHRCPVVGYGAGTSLEGHTLAIQGGIALDFRDMAQVIEVNNTDMTVRVQPGITREALNEDLRATGLFFPVDPGANASLGGMASTRASGTTAVRYGTMRDNVMALEVVLVDGRIIRTGSGARKSSAGYDLTALMVGSEGTLGLITELTLKLQGQPEATAAATCAFKTIDEAVDAVTATIAMGIPMARIEFLDAASVAAVNAYSKADIPVSPHLMVEFHGSDQGVAEQAERFGEIAAEFGGSAFEWATKPEDRTRLWQMRHHAYWAILASRKGATAIVTDVCVPISKLAQAVAETQADIDASTIPAPILGHVGDGNFHAILLIDPDNAAEKQEAQRLSSRMAERAIALGGTITGEHGVGMGKLPYMAAEHGAGWDVMAQIKRALDPENILNPGKVVRLNG from the coding sequence ATGTCCATCGACGCCGCTATTCGTGCGCTTTCCACAGTGTTAGGCGATAGGCTGTCGCTGTCCAAGTCCGATTTGGATGCACACGGCCAATCAGAGGCCCACTTTGAGCCAATCGCACCAGATGCGGTGGCATATCCATCTTCAACAGATGAGGTTTCCAAAATCGTAGCGATTTGTTCCGAGCATCGCTGTCCTGTTGTCGGCTATGGCGCGGGAACTTCATTGGAAGGACATACTTTGGCGATCCAAGGCGGCATCGCGCTGGATTTTCGCGACATGGCGCAGGTAATTGAGGTTAACAACACTGACATGACCGTAAGGGTCCAACCAGGCATCACCCGCGAAGCCCTGAATGAAGACCTCCGCGCGACGGGCCTGTTTTTTCCCGTTGATCCGGGGGCAAACGCGTCGCTTGGCGGCATGGCGTCCACCCGCGCGAGTGGCACAACGGCGGTGCGCTACGGCACGATGCGCGACAATGTCATGGCGCTCGAAGTCGTGTTGGTTGATGGGCGCATCATTCGAACCGGGTCCGGCGCACGCAAATCCAGTGCGGGATATGATCTGACGGCGTTGATGGTCGGTTCCGAGGGAACTTTGGGGCTCATCACCGAACTCACCCTCAAACTTCAGGGCCAGCCCGAAGCTACAGCAGCCGCGACCTGTGCTTTCAAAACAATCGACGAAGCCGTGGATGCGGTTACAGCGACCATTGCAATGGGCATCCCCATGGCCCGTATCGAATTCCTAGACGCCGCCAGTGTTGCCGCCGTGAATGCCTATTCAAAGGCCGATATTCCTGTCTCGCCGCATCTTATGGTGGAATTTCATGGCTCCGATCAGGGTGTAGCTGAACAGGCGGAACGGTTTGGTGAAATCGCTGCAGAGTTTGGCGGATCGGCTTTTGAATGGGCCACCAAACCCGAAGACCGCACACGCCTTTGGCAGATGCGCCACCATGCGTACTGGGCCATTCTTGCGTCCCGCAAGGGCGCGACGGCGATTGTTACGGATGTTTGCGTTCCGATTTCAAAACTGGCGCAAGCGGTCGCAGAAACCCAAGCCGACATTGACGCATCCACAATCCCAGCCCCGATTTTGGGCCATGTTGGTGACGGAAACTTTCATGCGATCCTTTTGATCGACCCCGACAATGCTGCTGAAAAACAAGAGGCTCAGCGCCTGTCTTCTCGCATGGCTGAGCGCGCCATCGCCCTTGGTGGCACCATTACGGGCGAGCATGGCGTCGGCATGGGAAAACTGCCCTACATGGCCGCGGAACATGGTGCTGGCTGGGATGTGATGGCGCAGATCAAACGTGCACTGGACCCCGAAAACATCCTCAACCCCGGCAAGGTCGTGCGCCTGAATGGCTGA
- a CDS encoding chloride channel protein yields MAEPQKSAIRQGVDDALQASRDMWNVIRNRGPSQVQFWFIALLVGIAASFAAIGFRFGIEALQAWLYRTDDIANLRTDAARLDWWWILLIPMAGGLLVGLILDRFTDDGRVRSVADVIEGAALYDGRVERGKGLASTLASFITLSTGGSTGREGPVVHLAAVVSTYVSRLIRADGITGRDLLGCAVAAAVSASFNAPIAGALFALEVVLRHFAVHAFAPIVIASVAGTVINRLVYGDVTEFLIPNQNVLAFYVELPAFLILGLLCGLIAVVLMRSIFWADKFGSNLQAKIGLPRYLRPMIAGTLLGALAIFYPHIIGVGYETTSDALTGRLVMHEAVVFVFIKIVAVAITMAGRMGGGVFSPSLMVGALTGLAFGFVATGIFPDVSGEGTLYALAGMGAVTAAVLGAPISTTLIVFELTGDWQTGIAVMVSVSLSSALASKLVHRSFFLSQLERRDVHLAAGPQAYLLGTFKVSSVMRGVDHPKAADQETCAALILEGTYVFEDKTLDQAMPILEATGSNFIPVVAPANGDGPPELRGALFQVDALRAFNRALAATAAEEHS; encoded by the coding sequence ATGGCGGAACCGCAAAAGTCAGCGATACGGCAAGGGGTTGATGATGCCCTTCAGGCCTCGCGTGACATGTGGAACGTGATCCGCAATCGCGGCCCATCGCAGGTGCAGTTTTGGTTCATCGCGTTGCTTGTCGGCATAGCCGCGAGCTTTGCTGCCATTGGGTTTCGTTTTGGGATCGAGGCGTTGCAGGCCTGGCTCTATCGCACCGATGACATTGCTAATCTGCGCACAGATGCAGCGCGGCTCGATTGGTGGTGGATCTTGTTGATCCCGATGGCCGGTGGATTGCTGGTTGGATTGATCTTGGATCGCTTCACCGACGACGGGCGCGTGCGATCTGTTGCTGATGTGATTGAAGGGGCCGCCCTTTATGATGGGCGGGTTGAGCGAGGCAAGGGACTTGCCTCAACGCTCGCATCTTTCATCACGCTGTCCACGGGTGGTTCGACTGGCCGTGAAGGGCCGGTTGTGCATTTGGCGGCAGTTGTATCGACATACGTAAGCCGGCTGATCCGCGCGGACGGGATTACGGGTCGTGATCTGCTAGGCTGTGCTGTTGCCGCCGCTGTTTCTGCTAGTTTTAACGCGCCGATTGCAGGTGCGCTTTTCGCACTTGAGGTCGTGCTGCGTCACTTCGCAGTACATGCCTTTGCGCCAATTGTTATCGCCTCTGTTGCGGGTACAGTGATCAACCGTCTTGTGTACGGAGATGTCACCGAATTCCTTATTCCAAACCAGAATGTTTTGGCCTTTTACGTAGAACTTCCAGCATTCCTGATCCTCGGATTGCTGTGTGGGCTGATCGCGGTCGTTCTGATGCGATCTATCTTTTGGGCGGATAAATTTGGTTCAAACTTGCAAGCTAAGATTGGATTGCCACGTTACCTGCGCCCGATGATTGCCGGCACGCTGCTTGGCGCATTGGCAATCTTTTATCCGCACATCATCGGTGTTGGATATGAGACGACATCAGACGCACTGACAGGCCGCTTGGTCATGCACGAGGCCGTGGTGTTCGTGTTTATCAAGATCGTAGCAGTCGCAATCACAATGGCAGGTCGTATGGGGGGCGGGGTGTTTTCACCGTCTTTGATGGTTGGCGCATTGACCGGCTTGGCGTTTGGTTTCGTCGCCACAGGCATCTTCCCCGACGTTTCTGGGGAAGGGACCCTTTATGCGTTGGCAGGTATGGGCGCTGTCACGGCGGCGGTCCTAGGTGCACCGATTTCCACGACACTCATCGTTTTTGAACTGACAGGGGATTGGCAAACAGGGATCGCAGTTATGGTGTCCGTCTCGCTGTCCTCGGCTTTGGCATCAAAGCTTGTGCACCGCAGCTTCTTCCTTTCGCAGCTAGAACGTCGCGACGTGCATTTGGCTGCAGGGCCGCAGGCTTATTTGCTCGGGACGTTTAAGGTTTCCAGCGTAATGCGCGGTGTCGATCACCCCAAAGCGGCGGATCAGGAAACCTGCGCTGCTCTGATCTTGGAAGGAACATATGTGTTTGAGGATAAGACCCTCGACCAAGCCATGCCCATTCTTGAGGCCACGGGTTCAAACTTTATTCCCGTTGTCGCCCCCGCCAATGGCGACGGCCCACCCGA